A window of Raineyella sp. W15-4 contains these coding sequences:
- a CDS encoding FAD-binding oxidoreductase, which yields MPAAEHMPMTTPPWGTSSRTCGPVGDTTCDLLVIGAGIVGLTAALAATRAGARVVVVDADRIGAGTSAATPGIASILHGVSCQQIEETHGTDAVVTYVAELERALDVIRREAADGGVPARALPSHAVVEDGHKAHFLHRERFAMRAAGINPEAEDAPGLPFPTRPSIRIDDALAVQPRQYTEALSRAVVAGGGLIHEGSRLGKLVPGSPIRAHFTGHDETGVASAAVVRAGAVLLATGAPDPDFGLVGPRLLPTTVHALAGHGYDLAGAYRVVDDPDRPYVLRPGFRPGQVVIAGCAHVAGRGDRAAAAELTTWATSHLPELEITHRWQYGCFRSYDGLPLVGEVGLRSNGIYVATGFGDDHMAAATAGALQIADHVVGASTRLPWSPVHPRGTVGRQARSLARIGAARVRSRFIRE from the coding sequence ATGCCTGCCGCCGAACACATGCCGATGACCACCCCTCCCTGGGGGACGAGTTCCCGGACCTGCGGGCCGGTGGGGGACACCACCTGCGACCTGCTGGTGATCGGCGCCGGCATCGTCGGGCTCACTGCGGCGCTGGCCGCGACCCGGGCAGGGGCGCGGGTGGTGGTCGTGGACGCCGATCGGATCGGCGCCGGCACCAGCGCGGCCACCCCGGGCATCGCCTCGATCCTGCACGGCGTCTCGTGCCAGCAGATCGAGGAGACCCACGGCACCGACGCCGTGGTGACGTACGTCGCCGAACTGGAACGCGCCCTCGACGTCATCCGGCGGGAGGCCGCCGACGGCGGCGTGCCCGCCCGGGCGTTGCCCAGCCACGCGGTCGTCGAGGACGGACACAAGGCACATTTCCTGCACCGGGAGCGGTTCGCGATGCGGGCCGCCGGCATCAATCCCGAGGCCGAGGACGCCCCCGGGCTGCCCTTCCCCACCCGCCCGTCGATCCGCATCGACGACGCGCTGGCCGTCCAGCCCCGCCAGTACACCGAGGCCCTCAGCCGCGCCGTCGTCGCCGGGGGAGGCCTGATCCACGAGGGCAGCCGGCTGGGCAAGCTGGTGCCCGGATCGCCGATCCGGGCGCACTTCACCGGGCACGACGAGACCGGGGTCGCGTCCGCCGCGGTCGTCCGGGCCGGCGCGGTGCTGCTTGCCACCGGCGCGCCCGACCCCGACTTCGGCCTGGTCGGGCCGCGGCTGCTGCCGACCACGGTGCACGCCCTCGCCGGCCACGGCTACGACCTGGCCGGTGCCTACCGGGTGGTCGACGATCCGGACCGGCCGTACGTGCTGCGGCCCGGTTTCCGGCCCGGCCAGGTGGTGATCGCCGGATGCGCCCACGTCGCCGGCCGGGGCGACCGGGCGGCGGCCGCGGAACTGACCACCTGGGCGACCTCCCACCTGCCCGAGCTCGAGATCACCCACCGCTGGCAGTACGGCTGTTTCCGCAGCTACGACGGGCTGCCGCTGGTCGGTGAGGTGGGGCTGCGCAGCAACGGCATCTACGTCGCCACCGGCTTCGGGGACGACCACATGGCCGCGGCGACCGCCGGGGCGCTGCAGATCGCCGACCATGTGGTCGGGGCGAGCACCCGGCTGCCGTGGAGTCCGGTGCATCCGCGCGGGACGGTCGGCCGGCAGGCCCGCAGCCTGGCCCGGATCGGGGCGGCCCGGGTGCGCAGCCGGTTCATCCGGGAGTGA
- the cysE gene encoding serine O-acetyltransferase yields the protein MTDHIWQRIREDVARDATQEPALASFLHSVVLGHSDLESSLAHILASKLNSTTLTELTLFDMIKAALDAEPEIGAAVREDLAAVLSRDPATRGYAQPLLYFKGFHALQAHRIAHWYWVHDRQALALYLQSRTSEAFAVDIHPGARIGKGILFDHATSIVIGETAVIEDDFSMLHEVTLGGTGKVGGDRHPKIGRGVMIGAGAKVLGNIKVGEGAKIGAGSVVLSDVPAFTTVAGVPARPVSYPANAHPALDLENELIESERRERQNAWGAGPA from the coding sequence ATGACCGATCACATCTGGCAGCGGATCCGGGAAGACGTCGCCCGGGACGCCACCCAGGAACCGGCGCTGGCGAGCTTCCTGCACTCGGTCGTGCTGGGGCACTCCGACCTGGAATCGTCGCTGGCGCACATCCTGGCCAGCAAGCTCAACAGCACCACCCTCACCGAGCTGACCCTGTTCGACATGATCAAGGCGGCGCTCGACGCCGAACCCGAGATCGGGGCCGCGGTCCGTGAGGACCTCGCCGCCGTCCTCTCCCGAGACCCCGCGACCCGCGGCTACGCCCAGCCGCTGCTCTACTTCAAGGGCTTCCACGCCCTGCAGGCCCACCGGATCGCCCACTGGTACTGGGTCCACGACCGCCAGGCCCTGGCGCTCTACCTGCAGAGCCGGACGTCGGAGGCCTTCGCCGTCGACATCCACCCGGGCGCCCGGATCGGCAAGGGCATCCTCTTCGACCACGCGACCAGCATCGTGATCGGTGAGACCGCGGTGATCGAGGACGACTTCTCGATGCTCCACGAGGTCACCCTCGGCGGCACCGGCAAGGTCGGCGGGGATCGTCACCCCAAGATCGGCCGGGGGGTGATGATCGGCGCCGGTGCGAAGGTGCTCGGCAACATCAAGGTCGGGGAGGGCGCCAAGATCGGTGCCGGCAGCGTCGTGCTGTCCGACGTCCCCGCCTTCACCACCGTGGCCGGGGTGCCGGCCCGCCCGGTCAGCTACCCGGCGAACGCCCACCCGGCGTTGGACCTGGAGAACGAACTGATCGAGTCGGAGCGACGCGAGCGACAGAACGCCTGGGGTGCCGGGCCCGCCTGA
- a CDS encoding HemK/PrmC family methyltransferase yields MPVPLDPSARLARTHVETLRRSGSVFAEDELAALAAAATDTDALADLVARRAAGVPIELLVGYAWFGDLRIAVAPGVFIPRHRTEYLVDRACRRVRPGDAVLDLGCGTGAVGALLAHRVAGLSLTAMDSDPAAVACALGNLPPSAQVVRGDSPAVLAPTRFRVIVANLPYVPSGRVAYLPHDARDWEPREALDGGTDGLDPLRRVAPDLPARLVAGGWFLLELAADQVDTARTVLAEAGFAPSAVVVTDDGETSVIEVRT; encoded by the coding sequence ATGCCGGTGCCCCTCGACCCCTCCGCCCGACTCGCCCGCACCCACGTCGAGACGCTGCGCCGGTCCGGCTCGGTCTTCGCCGAGGACGAACTCGCCGCTCTTGCCGCCGCCGCGACCGACACCGACGCGCTGGCCGACCTGGTCGCTCGCCGGGCGGCCGGAGTCCCGATCGAACTGCTCGTCGGGTACGCCTGGTTCGGCGACTTGCGGATCGCCGTCGCCCCGGGTGTCTTCATCCCCCGCCACCGCACCGAATACCTCGTCGACCGCGCCTGCCGACGCGTACGCCCCGGCGATGCGGTGCTGGACCTGGGCTGCGGGACGGGGGCGGTGGGCGCCCTCCTCGCGCACCGGGTGGCCGGCCTGTCCCTGACCGCGATGGACAGCGACCCAGCGGCGGTGGCCTGCGCCCTGGGCAACCTGCCACCGTCGGCGCAGGTCGTCCGGGGCGACTCGCCCGCGGTTCTGGCGCCCACCCGGTTCCGGGTGATCGTGGCCAACCTGCCGTACGTCCCCAGCGGCCGGGTCGCCTACCTGCCGCACGACGCCCGGGACTGGGAGCCGCGGGAGGCCCTGGACGGCGGGACCGACGGACTGGACCCGCTGCGCCGGGTGGCGCCGGACCTGCCCGCACGGTTGGTGGCCGGTGGCTGGTTCCTGCTGGAACTCGCCGCCGACCAGGTGGACACCGCCCGTACGGTCCTGGCGGAGGCCGGGTTCGCCCCGTCCGCCGTCGTGGTGACCGACGACGGAGAGACCTCGGTGATCGAGGTGCGTACCTGA